The Paramisgurnus dabryanus chromosome 1, PD_genome_1.1, whole genome shotgun sequence genome includes a window with the following:
- the LOC135758739 gene encoding GLIPR1-like protein 1, whose translation MSDYVHILLRVIGLLHFAPCTQTTEPFYDITDPAFIEECVKEHNRHRANVKPSSSNMRYMTWDEGLAISARAWASNCIFEHNPHLQQPGRMHPIFTPVGENIWAGAPYGSFKVQSAIKLWVDEDQYYNYDSNACSNVCGHYTQVVWADTYKVGCAAQACQKGVAKTTFSTVSGIIFVCNYASAGNYAGASPYKKGTSCSHCGTETCENNLCRNSTRDILKRYNWRPDWDPALSTCGSFCASLLVIRPVSIVLIFISVFCLQRFYPNLFIYE comes from the exons ATGAGCGACTATGTGCATATTCTGCTTCGTGTGATCGGTCTGCTTCATTTTGCCCCTTGTACACAGACCACTGAACCtttttatgacatcacagaCCCAGCGTTTATCGAGGAGTGCGTCAAAGAACACAACAGACACAGAGCCAATGTGAAACCTTCTTCCAGCAACATGAGATACATG ACATGGGATGAGGGTTTGGCGATAAGCGCACGGGCATGGGCGAGCAATTGCATCTTTGAGCATAACCCTCATCTTCAGCAGCCGGGCAGAATGCATCCCATCTTTACACCTGTGGGTGAAAATATCTGGGCCGGTGCCCCGTATGGAAGTTTCAAAGTGCAGTCTGCTATAAAGTTATGGGTGGATGAAGACCAATATTATAACTATGATAGCAATGCGTGCTCAAACGTATGCGGCCACTATACACAG GTTGTCTGGGCGGACACTTACAAAGTTGGTTGTGCTGCACAAGCATGTCAGAAGGGTGTTGCTAAAACAACTTTTTCAACAGTTTCTGGAATTATATTTGTGTGCAACTACGCATCAGC AGGAAATTATGCCGGTGCGTCTCCATACAAAAAGGGCACATCATGCAGCCATTGCGGCACAGAGACGTGTGAAAATAACCTCTGTC GCAACTCAACACGGGATATCCTGAAGA GGTATAATTGGAGGCCGGACTGGGACCCTGCACTCTCCACATGTGGTTCATTCTGTGCATCTCTTCTTGTTATCAGACCTGTGTCCATTGTGTTAATATTTATCAGTGTTTTCTGCCTGCAGCGTTTTTATCCAAATCTATTTATATATGAGTAA
- the krr1 gene encoding KRR1 small subunit processome component homolog isoform X1, whose amino-acid sequence MAAPTESVSETPTSKKDKKNKNQVDEIELLTVPEGWKEPKFSKGDNPKGLLEVSSFATLFPKYREAYLKECWPLVQKALGDVFVNATLDLIEGSMTVNTTKKTFDPYSILRARDLIKLLARSVPFEQAVRILEDDVACDIIKIGTLVRNRDRFVKRRQRLIGPKGSTLKALELLTSCYVMVQGNTVSALGPYSGLKEVRKVVLDTMKNIHPIYNIKTLMIKRELASDPELRTQSWERFLPNFRHKSLSKRKQPKKKTTKKEYTPFPPPQPESKIDKELASGEFFLRESEKRRKKMNELKVKQAEALSKRQEERQKAFIPPKEKPAIKKTKTVPAENKIDIQAIKDKVKKAKTKKLGAPPANPVSSAVKETKKKKLKS is encoded by the exons ATGGCGGCGCCCACGGAAAGCGTGAGTGAAACACCAACCAGtaaaaaagataaaaagaataaaaatcaaG TAGATGAGATTGAACTGCTCACCGTACCAGAAGGCTGGAAAGAGCCTAAGTTCAGCAAAGGGGACAACCCAAAAGGTTTGCTGGAGGTGAGCAGTTTCGCCACCCTCTTCCCCAAATACAGAGAAGCGTATCTAAAAGAATGCTGGCCGCTGGTGCAAAAAGCACTTGGGGATGTG TTCGTCAATGCCACATTGGACCTGATTGAAGGCAGTATGACTGTCAACACCACTAAGAAAACATTTGATCCGTATTCTATCCTTAGAGCAAGAGATCTCATCAAGCTATTGGCTAGAAGTGTGCCATTTGAACAG GCAGTAAGGATATTAGAAGATGATGTAGCGTGTGATATAATTAAAATTGGGACTCTGGTGCGAAACAGAGACCGTTTTGTTAAGAGGAGACAGAGGCTGATTGGCCCAAAGGGCTCCACACTGAAG GCATTGGAGCTTCTGACCAGCTGTTATGTGATGGTGCAGGGTAACACAGTTTCTGCTCTCGGCCCATACAGTGGTCTGAAGGAG GTGCGCAAAGTTGTGCTGGACACCATGAAGAACATTCACCCCATTTACAACATAAAG ACTCTGATGATCAAGCGAGAGCTGGCGAGTGACCCGGAGCTGCGCACTCAGAGCTGGGAGAGATTCCTGCCCAACTTCCGACATAAGAGTCTCTCCAAACGCAAACAGCCCAAGAAGAAGACGACAAAGAAGGAGTATACGCCATTCCCACCTCCTCAACCTGAGAGCAAG ATTGACAAGGAGTTGGCGAGTGGAGAGTTCTTCCTACGCGAGAGCGAGAAGAGACGCAAGAAGATGAATGAATTGAAG GTGAAACAGGCTGAAGCTTTATCAAAGAGGCAAGAGGAGCGCCAAAAAGCTTTTATTCCACCGAAAGAGAAACCAGCCATAAAAAAGACGAAAACAG TACCTGCAGAGAATAAAATTGATATTCAAGCCATCAAAGATAAAGTCAAGAAGGCAAAAACTAAAAAGCTTGGAGCTCCTCCAGCAAATCCTGTGAGCTCTGCTGTTAAAGAGACAAAGAAGAAGAAACTAAAGAGTTAA
- the krr1 gene encoding KRR1 small subunit processome component homolog isoform X2 encodes MAAPTESVSETPTSKKDKKNKNQDEIELLTVPEGWKEPKFSKGDNPKGLLEVSSFATLFPKYREAYLKECWPLVQKALGDVFVNATLDLIEGSMTVNTTKKTFDPYSILRARDLIKLLARSVPFEQAVRILEDDVACDIIKIGTLVRNRDRFVKRRQRLIGPKGSTLKALELLTSCYVMVQGNTVSALGPYSGLKEVRKVVLDTMKNIHPIYNIKTLMIKRELASDPELRTQSWERFLPNFRHKSLSKRKQPKKKTTKKEYTPFPPPQPESKIDKELASGEFFLRESEKRRKKMNELKVKQAEALSKRQEERQKAFIPPKEKPAIKKTKTVPAENKIDIQAIKDKVKKAKTKKLGAPPANPVSSAVKETKKKKLKS; translated from the exons ATGGCGGCGCCCACGGAAAGCGTGAGTGAAACACCAACCAGtaaaaaagataaaaagaataaaaatcaaG ATGAGATTGAACTGCTCACCGTACCAGAAGGCTGGAAAGAGCCTAAGTTCAGCAAAGGGGACAACCCAAAAGGTTTGCTGGAGGTGAGCAGTTTCGCCACCCTCTTCCCCAAATACAGAGAAGCGTATCTAAAAGAATGCTGGCCGCTGGTGCAAAAAGCACTTGGGGATGTG TTCGTCAATGCCACATTGGACCTGATTGAAGGCAGTATGACTGTCAACACCACTAAGAAAACATTTGATCCGTATTCTATCCTTAGAGCAAGAGATCTCATCAAGCTATTGGCTAGAAGTGTGCCATTTGAACAG GCAGTAAGGATATTAGAAGATGATGTAGCGTGTGATATAATTAAAATTGGGACTCTGGTGCGAAACAGAGACCGTTTTGTTAAGAGGAGACAGAGGCTGATTGGCCCAAAGGGCTCCACACTGAAG GCATTGGAGCTTCTGACCAGCTGTTATGTGATGGTGCAGGGTAACACAGTTTCTGCTCTCGGCCCATACAGTGGTCTGAAGGAG GTGCGCAAAGTTGTGCTGGACACCATGAAGAACATTCACCCCATTTACAACATAAAG ACTCTGATGATCAAGCGAGAGCTGGCGAGTGACCCGGAGCTGCGCACTCAGAGCTGGGAGAGATTCCTGCCCAACTTCCGACATAAGAGTCTCTCCAAACGCAAACAGCCCAAGAAGAAGACGACAAAGAAGGAGTATACGCCATTCCCACCTCCTCAACCTGAGAGCAAG ATTGACAAGGAGTTGGCGAGTGGAGAGTTCTTCCTACGCGAGAGCGAGAAGAGACGCAAGAAGATGAATGAATTGAAG GTGAAACAGGCTGAAGCTTTATCAAAGAGGCAAGAGGAGCGCCAAAAAGCTTTTATTCCACCGAAAGAGAAACCAGCCATAAAAAAGACGAAAACAG TACCTGCAGAGAATAAAATTGATATTCAAGCCATCAAAGATAAAGTCAAGAAGGCAAAAACTAAAAAGCTTGGAGCTCCTCCAGCAAATCCTGTGAGCTCTGCTGTTAAAGAGACAAAGAAGAAGAAACTAAAGAGTTAA
- the LOC135758738 gene encoding GLIPR1-like protein 1 isoform X2, with translation MSNSVHILRVIVLLHFAPHTQSTEPFYDITDPAFIKECIEEHNRHRANVKPSASNMRYMTWDEGLAISARAWARKCVFKHNPNLQQPGKMHPIFTPVGENIWAGTPYTKFKVQSAIQLWVDEDKYYNYDSNNCSYVCGHYTQVVWADTYKVGCAAQACQNGVAETKFSTVPGIIFVCNYATAGNYAGVSPYKRGKSCSSCSTEMCENNLCRNSTRDILKSNLDPKLSCGSFCTSLLVIRPVSIVFIFISVFCLQQYYPNLFIYE, from the exons ATGAGCAACTCTGTGCATATTCTTCGTGTGATTGTTCTTCTTCATTTTGCCCCTCATACACAGAGCACTGAACCTTTTTACGACATCACAGACCCAGCGTTTATCAAAGAGTGCATCGAAGAACACAACAGACACAGAGCCAATGTGAAACCTTCTGCCAGCAACATGAGATACATG ACATGGGATGAGGGTTTGGCAATAAGTGCACGGGCATGGGCGAGGAAATGCGTCTTTAAGCATAACCCTAATCTTCAGCAGCCGGGCAAAATGCATCCCATCTTTACACCTGTGGGTGAAAACATCTGGGCCGGTACCCCATACACAAAATTCAAAGTGCAGTCTGCTATACAGTTATGGGTGGATGAAGACAAATATTATAACTACGATAGCAATAACTGCTCCTATGTATGCGGCCACTACACACAG gtTGTCTGGGCAGACACTTACAAAGTTGGTTGTGCTGCACAAGCATGTCAGAATGGTGTTGCTGAAACAAAGTTTTCAACAGTTCCTGGAATCATATTTGTGTGCAACTACGCAACAGC AGGAAACTATGCTGGTGTGTCTCCTTACAAAAGGGGCAAATCGTGCAGCAGTTGCAGCACAGAGATGTGTGAAAATAACCTCTGTC GAAACTCAACACGGGATATCCTAAAGA GTAACTTGGACCCTAAACTCTCATGCGGTTCATTCTGTACATCTCTTCTGGTTATCAGACCTGTGTCCATTGTGTTCATATTCATCAGTGTTTTCTGCCTGCAGCAGTATTATCCAAATCTATTTATATATGAGTAA
- the LOC135758738 gene encoding GLIPR1-like protein 1 isoform X1 — protein MSNSVHILRVIVLLHFAPHTQSTEPFYDITDPAFIKECIEEHNRHRANVKPSASNMRYMTWDEGLAISARAWARKCVFKHNPNLQQPGKMHPIFTPVGENIWAGTPYTKFKVQSAIQLWVDEDKYYNYDSNNCSYVCGHYTQVVWADTYKVGCAAQACQNGVAETKFSTVPGIIFVCNYATAGNYAGVSPYKRGKSCSSCSTEMCENNLCRNSTRDILKKNSTQDILRSNLDPKLSCGSFCTSLLVIRPVSIVFIFISVFCLQQYYPNLFIYE, from the exons ATGAGCAACTCTGTGCATATTCTTCGTGTGATTGTTCTTCTTCATTTTGCCCCTCATACACAGAGCACTGAACCTTTTTACGACATCACAGACCCAGCGTTTATCAAAGAGTGCATCGAAGAACACAACAGACACAGAGCCAATGTGAAACCTTCTGCCAGCAACATGAGATACATG ACATGGGATGAGGGTTTGGCAATAAGTGCACGGGCATGGGCGAGGAAATGCGTCTTTAAGCATAACCCTAATCTTCAGCAGCCGGGCAAAATGCATCCCATCTTTACACCTGTGGGTGAAAACATCTGGGCCGGTACCCCATACACAAAATTCAAAGTGCAGTCTGCTATACAGTTATGGGTGGATGAAGACAAATATTATAACTACGATAGCAATAACTGCTCCTATGTATGCGGCCACTACACACAG gtTGTCTGGGCAGACACTTACAAAGTTGGTTGTGCTGCACAAGCATGTCAGAATGGTGTTGCTGAAACAAAGTTTTCAACAGTTCCTGGAATCATATTTGTGTGCAACTACGCAACAGC AGGAAACTATGCTGGTGTGTCTCCTTACAAAAGGGGCAAATCGTGCAGCAGTTGCAGCACAGAGATGTGTGAAAATAACCTCTGTC GAAACTCAACACGGGATATCCTAAAGA AAAACTCAACACAAGATATCCTGAGGA GTAACTTGGACCCTAAACTCTCATGCGGTTCATTCTGTACATCTCTTCTGGTTATCAGACCTGTGTCCATTGTGTTCATATTCATCAGTGTTTTCTGCCTGCAGCAGTATTATCCAAATCTATTTATATATGAGTAA
- the LOC135758780 gene encoding glioma pathogenesis-related protein 1-like: MSDFLHILLCVIGLLYFTPREKTTEPFYDITDPAFIDECVKEHNRHRANMKPPASNSRYMTWDEGLARIVQAWASNCVNNHNPHLQQPGRMHPIFTLLGENISVRTPYRKLKVQSAIQLWVDEDQYYNYNSNACSKVCGHFTQVFWAGTYKVGCAEPACQNGVVETQFSTVSGIIFVCYYATV; this comes from the exons ATGAGCGACTTTCTGCATATTCTGCTTTGTGTGATCGGTCTGCTTTATTTTACCCCTCGTGAAAAGACCACTGAACCtttttatgacatcacagaCCCAGCGTTTATTGATGAGTGCGTCAAAGAACACAACAGACACAGAGCCAATATGAAGCCTCCTGCCAGCAACTCAAGATACATG ACGTGGGATGAGGGTTTGGCAAGAATTGTACAGGCATGGGCAAGTAACTGCGTCAATAACCATAACCCTCATCTTCAGCAGCCGGGCAGAATGCATCCCATCTTTACACTTCTGGGTGAAAACATCTCGGTCAGAACCCCAtatagaaaattaaaagtgcagTCTGCTATACAGTTATGGGTGGATGAAGACCAATATTATAACTACAATAGCAATGCGTGCTCCAAAGTATGTGGCCACTTTACACAG GTTTTCTGGGCAGGCACTTACAAAGTTGGTTGTGCTGAACCAGCATGTCAGAATGGTGTTGTTGAAACACAGTTTTCAACTGTTTCTGGAATAATTTTTGTGTGCTACTACGCAACAGTGTAA